In a single window of the Hydrogenobaculum sp. 3684 genome:
- the metK gene encoding methionine adenosyltransferase, whose product MDRIRFAESPFEGHPDKLADIISDEILDEFMRKDPFSRVSINVLLSSNIVFIAGEVSSSAYVDLQMVSKKAIKEVGYTKPEYGFDGDLIGVISSINEQSPEIALCIASEGAGDSAIVVGYATDETESFLPAPIYYAHKISKTTSDFRKKGIMPFLRPDGKTIVGIKYEDQNKFYIDSINMFVQHDPDISLNHLRELIFEDIIKKHIPSELLKKETKIKINPAGRFIIGGPVADTGMTGRKIVSDAYGDISFSGGSAFSGKDPTKTDRAASYMARYIAKHIVAAGWAKKVLIQIAYAFGVKEPIGFDIETFGTETKPVDLIKSRIREVFSLYPKDIIETLDLRKPIYKKTACYGHFGKEGLSWEKLDKLEYFS is encoded by the coding sequence ATGGATAGGATAAGGTTTGCGGAATCACCTTTTGAAGGGCATCCGGACAAGCTTGCAGATATCATATCCGATGAGATATTAGATGAGTTCATGAGAAAAGACCCGTTTTCTAGGGTCTCAATAAACGTTTTGCTTAGCTCCAACATTGTATTTATAGCAGGGGAAGTCTCTTCCTCTGCATACGTAGATTTACAAATGGTATCAAAAAAAGCTATAAAAGAAGTAGGATATACAAAACCAGAGTATGGTTTTGATGGAGATTTGATAGGCGTTATAAGCTCTATAAACGAGCAAAGCCCAGAGATAGCCCTTTGTATAGCATCAGAAGGAGCAGGCGATAGTGCCATAGTGGTGGGTTATGCCACCGATGAAACGGAAAGCTTTTTACCAGCACCAATTTATTATGCTCATAAAATCTCAAAAACCACATCAGATTTTAGAAAAAAAGGTATAATGCCCTTCTTAAGACCTGATGGTAAAACGATAGTGGGTATCAAATACGAAGATCAAAACAAATTTTATATAGATTCTATAAATATGTTTGTACAACACGATCCTGATATAAGCTTAAATCATTTAAGAGAACTTATCTTCGAAGATATCATTAAAAAACATATACCCAGTGAGCTTTTAAAAAAAGAAACCAAGATAAAGATAAACCCAGCCGGTAGGTTTATCATAGGTGGGCCTGTGGCAGATACAGGTATGACTGGCAGAAAAATAGTATCAGATGCTTACGGCGATATATCTTTCTCAGGAGGAAGCGCTTTTTCTGGCAAAGACCCTACAAAAACAGACAGAGCTGCCTCTTATATGGCGAGGTATATAGCAAAACACATAGTGGCAGCTGGTTGGGCTAAAAAAGTCCTCATACAGATAGCTTATGCTTTTGGTGTAAAAGAACCCATAGGTTTTGACATAGAGACCTTTGGCACCGAAACAAAACCAGTAGACCTTATAAAATCTAGAATAAGAGAAGTTTTTAGCTTGTATCCAAAAGATATCATAGAAACCTTGGACCTTAGAAAGCCTATATACAAAAAAACTGCTTGCTATGGACACTTTGGCAAAGAAGGTCTTTCATGGGAAAAGCTTGATAAACTAGAGTATTTTTCTTGA
- a CDS encoding bifunctional phosphoglucose/phosphomannose isomerase, which yields MKSALEMLRGFGDHFEKVDVGNMLPQSYNMLVFSGMGGSGIVGEIMKSYLIKNGSNKPVFSIKGYELLPFVDKDALVVCISYSGDTEETISVFEQAIKVGAKIISISSGGKLEELSNKHGVPHIKIPTGYPPRYALGFMLNACLWLFGKEEEILDLKEDLKASSSRYEEVSKDIAKSLFGYVPIIYGTPLMEAAAYRFKTQINENSKTPAYNAYIPEMHHNEVVGYTNPDINQYLRFVIVADKKEHPRVSLRVNMTIDILKDKGFNPILISEEGNSYISRLLKNIYIGDFASYHLANMYGYDPLPVDIITYVKKRLQDG from the coding sequence ATGAAAAGCGCATTAGAGATGTTGAGGGGTTTTGGAGACCACTTTGAAAAAGTCGATGTTGGCAACATGTTGCCACAAAGCTACAACATGCTTGTGTTTAGCGGCATGGGAGGGTCTGGTATTGTAGGAGAAATAATGAAATCCTACCTTATAAAAAATGGTTCTAACAAGCCCGTATTCTCTATAAAAGGGTATGAACTTTTGCCTTTTGTAGACAAAGACGCTCTTGTGGTATGTATATCTTATAGTGGCGATACGGAAGAAACAATATCTGTATTTGAACAAGCCATAAAAGTAGGGGCGAAAATAATATCTATAAGCTCTGGCGGAAAGTTAGAAGAATTGTCCAACAAGCACGGTGTACCACACATAAAAATACCCACTGGTTATCCTCCGAGGTATGCTCTTGGATTTATGCTTAATGCTTGTTTATGGCTTTTTGGAAAAGAAGAAGAAATATTAGACTTAAAAGAAGATCTAAAAGCTTCAAGCTCTCGTTATGAGGAAGTTTCAAAAGACATAGCAAAAAGCTTGTTTGGATATGTGCCTATAATATATGGAACACCGCTTATGGAAGCAGCCGCTTACAGGTTTAAAACCCAAATAAACGAAAACTCAAAAACACCAGCTTACAACGCATATATACCAGAGATGCATCACAACGAAGTGGTAGGTTATACAAACCCAGACATAAACCAATACCTTAGGTTTGTTATAGTAGCAGATAAAAAAGAACACCCAAGGGTAAGCCTAAGGGTAAATATGACAATAGACATTTTAAAAGACAAGGGCTTTAACCCGATACTCATATCAGAAGAAGGAAACTCCTACATCTCAAGGCTTTTAAAGAATATATACATAGGAGATTTTGCCAGCTATCATTTGGCAAACATGTACGGCTACGATCCGCTACCTGTAGATATAATAACCTATGTAAAAAAGAGACTTCAAGATGGATAG
- a CDS encoding acylphosphatase, translating to MKYILKGKVFGRVQKVGFRAFTKDIADSLGIQGYVRNLEDGTVEFEAIGEKETLEMFLEKLKEGPKHAFVSDIKYNMEVFEDEDYPKSFDILY from the coding sequence ATGAAGTATATTCTAAAAGGAAAAGTTTTTGGAAGAGTTCAAAAAGTAGGTTTTAGGGCTTTTACAAAAGATATAGCGGATAGTTTGGGTATACAAGGCTATGTTAGAAACCTTGAAGATGGTACGGTAGAGTTTGAAGCTATAGGAGAGAAGGAAACTCTTGAGATGTTTTTAGAAAAGCTAAAAGAAGGCCCAAAACATGCTTTTGTCTCTGATATAAAATATAACATGGAGGTTTTTGAAGATGAAGATTATCCAAAAAGCTTTGATATTTTGTATTAG
- a CDS encoding M23 family metallopeptidase: protein MKIIQKALIFCISLGLLTWQAKAYECHYYKIRKGDTIDGIAHKFHVYTKSIKEANPSLRKHKFLSIGQKICIPYKPKRPKIPTMSYKVKSGDTLSVLAKRFGTSVRELKELNNLHRNFLRVGETIKVPYNTKYVERYEGRKYKLYVIKNGGTLRDVSDVAGVPLRILEKLNPDLVGKYLSKGTVVKLGKKRITYKKLIARAKKRYKENYQAKPLPSQPNNLKALTQEEANSQSTLHKHVNIPLPVEGQIQRAQRGINIVTDCGKPVKTINSGIVVYSGDDLAAYGNMAIVDGGGIITVYAYNQKLFVKKGQMVNKGQTIGLVGTKPGTSICELHFELRSKDGTPIDPITYFGR, encoded by the coding sequence ATGAAGATTATCCAAAAAGCTTTGATATTTTGTATTAGCCTTGGGCTTTTAACTTGGCAAGCTAAGGCTTATGAGTGCCATTATTACAAGATAAGAAAAGGTGACACGATAGACGGTATTGCCCATAAATTTCACGTTTATACAAAATCCATAAAAGAGGCAAACCCTTCTCTTAGGAAACATAAATTTTTATCTATAGGGCAAAAAATCTGTATCCCTTACAAACCAAAAAGACCAAAAATACCTACCATGAGCTATAAAGTAAAAAGCGGTGATACATTGTCGGTTTTGGCGAAGCGTTTTGGTACATCTGTAAGAGAGCTAAAAGAGTTAAACAACCTTCATAGGAATTTTCTAAGGGTAGGAGAGACTATAAAAGTTCCTTACAATACAAAGTATGTAGAAAGATACGAAGGCAGAAAGTACAAGCTTTATGTTATCAAAAACGGTGGTACTCTTAGAGATGTTTCAGATGTAGCCGGTGTACCGCTTAGGATACTTGAAAAATTAAATCCAGATTTAGTAGGTAAGTATCTTAGTAAGGGCACTGTTGTAAAGCTTGGTAAAAAGCGTATAACCTATAAAAAACTTATAGCAAGAGCCAAAAAGCGTTATAAAGAAAATTATCAAGCTAAACCATTACCAAGCCAACCAAACAATCTAAAAGCCCTTACTCAAGAAGAAGCTAATTCTCAATCAACGTTGCATAAACATGTAAATATACCACTACCGGTAGAAGGTCAGATACAAAGGGCCCAAAGGGGTATAAATATCGTTACCGACTGTGGAAAGCCGGTAAAAACTATAAACTCAGGCATAGTGGTTTATAGCGGTGATGATTTGGCAGCTTACGGTAATATGGCCATAGTGGATGGTGGTGGTATTATAACGGTTTATGCTTATAACCAAAAGCTTTTTGTAAAGAAAGGTCAGATGGTAAATAAAGGTCAAACTATAGGTTTGGTGGGGACAAAGCCTGGTACTTCTATTTGTGAGCTTCATTTTGAATTAAGAAGCAAAGACGGCACTCCTATAGATCCTATCACTTACTTTGGTAGATAA
- the ppa gene encoding inorganic diphosphatase: protein MDLSKIVSKNPPEDIYAFIEIPKDSNIKYELNKESGVIFVDRVLFTAMYYPFNYGFVPNTLAEDGDPIDIVVISEFSVVPGSVIRCSLIGMLEMEDEAGIDTKLLAVPHKKIDPAFSYVKDVDDLPAHIKEKIKHFFEHYKELEQGKWVKLKNFLSKEKATEELRKAIERFSNK from the coding sequence ATGGATTTAAGCAAGATAGTAAGCAAAAATCCGCCGGAGGACATCTACGCTTTCATAGAAATACCAAAGGATAGCAACATCAAGTATGAGCTTAACAAAGAAAGCGGTGTGATCTTTGTGGATAGGGTACTTTTTACCGCTATGTATTATCCTTTTAACTATGGTTTTGTGCCAAACACCTTAGCAGAGGATGGAGACCCTATAGATATAGTTGTGATATCGGAATTCTCTGTGGTACCTGGTTCTGTTATAAGATGTTCTTTAATAGGTATGCTTGAGATGGAAGATGAGGCTGGTATAGACACGAAGCTTTTGGCAGTGCCCCACAAGAAAATAGACCCAGCATTTTCTTACGTAAAAGATGTGGATGATTTACCAGCTCATATAAAGGAAAAGATAAAACACTTTTTTGAGCATTACAAAGAGCTTGAGCAGGGCAAATGGGTAAAGCTCAAAAACTTCTTATCAAAGGAAAAAGCCACAGAGGAGCTTCGAAAAGCTATAGAGCGATTTTCAAATAAATGA
- a CDS encoding KpsF/GutQ family sugar-phosphate isomerase, with protein sequence MSLVKDTALETISKEIEAVEGLKLLINEDFEKAIDVIYRSEGKVILTGVGKSGHIARKIASTMASVGTPAVFLHPNEALHGDLGIISKEDVVLALSNSGESAEILYMIPYIKMMGCFLISITNNKNSTLARQSDISIVLNVEKEACPLNLAPTSSTTAMLVLGDAMAMSLLRLSGFKEEDFALLHPAGFLGKKLKQVKDVGHFGDELPIVKKDAKIYEAIIEITQKGFGATAVVDEAGKLVGILTDGDIRRILESKVDINTTSVYEVCTKNPKTISKSDILAKALSLMENHKITVLIIEENEKPIGIIHLHDILRSGIN encoded by the coding sequence ATGAGCCTTGTAAAAGACACGGCCTTAGAGACCATATCAAAAGAAATAGAAGCCGTTGAAGGTTTAAAGCTTTTAATAAATGAAGATTTTGAAAAAGCTATAGATGTTATATATCGTTCTGAAGGTAAGGTTATATTGACTGGAGTTGGCAAATCTGGCCATATAGCAAGAAAAATAGCTTCTACTATGGCAAGCGTTGGTACCCCTGCGGTGTTTTTGCATCCAAACGAGGCTTTACATGGAGATCTTGGTATTATTTCAAAAGAAGATGTTGTTTTAGCATTGTCCAACAGCGGCGAGTCTGCTGAAATACTTTACATGATTCCTTATATAAAAATGATGGGATGCTTTTTAATATCTATTACAAACAATAAAAACTCTACTTTGGCAAGACAAAGCGATATATCGATAGTGCTTAACGTTGAAAAAGAAGCATGCCCTTTAAACTTGGCTCCCACATCTTCCACCACTGCCATGCTTGTACTTGGCGATGCTATGGCTATGAGTCTTTTGAGGCTTTCTGGTTTTAAAGAAGAGGATTTTGCTCTTTTGCATCCGGCTGGGTTTTTAGGCAAGAAGCTAAAGCAAGTAAAAGATGTGGGTCATTTTGGTGATGAGCTTCCTATTGTAAAAAAAGATGCAAAGATATATGAGGCCATTATAGAGATAACTCAAAAGGGCTTTGGAGCTACAGCGGTAGTGGATGAAGCTGGAAAGCTGGTGGGCATATTGACAGATGGTGATATAAGAAGGATTTTAGAAAGTAAAGTAGATATAAATACCACTAGTGTGTATGAGGTTTGCACTAAAAACCCAAAAACCATATCAAAATCTGACATATTAGCAAAAGCTCTATCTTTGATGGAAAACCACAAGATAACTGTTCTTATCATAGAAGAGAACGAAAAGCCAATAGGTATAATACACCTTCATGACATACTGAGGTCTGGTATAAATTGA
- a CDS encoding CDP-alcohol phosphatidyltransferase family protein, with protein sequence MNSSNIFTIPNLLSFFRLLMSPFFLFLVKADIKLAFFLFILVSITDALDGLIARLTNSVSFLGKLLDPIADKVLILSLSFAFIKLKYHMPAILFKLILAREVFIILGSVLLLYLGVVPKPSYLGKLATFSMMMLFFGLFIENIKNYEIKFIDLFYDVVGVFVALSFFEYLNIGVRNMINVFNHKVLK encoded by the coding sequence TTGAACTCTTCAAATATTTTTACAATACCAAATCTTTTATCGTTTTTTAGGCTTTTAATGTCTCCATTTTTTTTATTTTTAGTAAAAGCCGATATAAAGCTAGCGTTTTTTCTATTTATTTTAGTCAGTATTACAGACGCTTTGGACGGGCTTATAGCAAGGCTTACAAACAGCGTAAGTTTTCTTGGCAAACTGCTTGATCCTATAGCCGATAAAGTTTTGATATTGTCTTTGTCTTTTGCTTTTATAAAACTAAAGTACCATATGCCAGCTATTCTTTTTAAGCTAATATTGGCTAGAGAGGTGTTTATAATTTTAGGAAGTGTTTTGTTGCTCTATCTTGGTGTAGTGCCAAAGCCCTCTTATCTTGGAAAGCTTGCCACGTTTTCTATGATGATGCTTTTTTTTGGGCTTTTCATAGAGAATATTAAGAATTACGAAATAAAATTTATAGACTTATTTTACGATGTAGTAGGTGTTTTTGTAGCGCTAAGCTTCTTTGAATATCTGAACATAGGTGTTAGAAATATGATAAACGTATTCAACCATAAAGTTTTAAAATAG
- a CDS encoding flagellar biosynthesis protein FlgB: MGLFNGVDEVVPYLDYTWLKHKVILSNLANADTPHYKELNVRFVPFEKELALKITNPKKQIQPVQTGPHFDILEKESGLIGNDRNNVSIEEQMAQANANYIAYETYMKMITDNINELNTAIKGQ; this comes from the coding sequence ATGGGGCTTTTTAACGGTGTAGATGAAGTAGTTCCTTATTTAGATTATACGTGGTTAAAACACAAGGTTATACTTAGCAATTTAGCAAATGCAGATACACCACACTACAAGGAGTTAAACGTAAGGTTTGTACCTTTTGAAAAAGAGCTAGCCCTAAAGATAACAAATCCCAAAAAACAAATTCAACCAGTACAAACAGGGCCTCATTTTGATATATTGGAAAAAGAATCTGGGCTTATAGGAAACGATAGAAACAACGTCAGTATAGAAGAGCAGATGGCACAGGCAAACGCAAATTATATAGCTTATGAGACTTATATGAAGATGATAACAGACAACATAAACGAACTAAACACAGCTATAAAAGGGCAATAA
- a CDS encoding IS200/IS605 family accessory protein TnpB-related protein translates to MITLECLLEFETNENRDTVLDLMRRFSSAMRYAYKRLLESEKRKDLKKNISRLFNINTRYSDNAILLAKQTIEIYKSHNKNPKKVIFGSRALFDKLNKKHLTGKSRKSLIKKWREKRQGNLYSRGDKSKQGNLNLRLQWINDKLYLRINIGDRQYVYAKVIRTVNRKNDKWIDFMFMLLKAKESGSWFPYSVRLTLKNGNVYAFISVEEKLPPVAIKKDNGVIGIDINAYPFHLALATASKDGNLENYQAISLYELLDVSSEKRQYLEWQIAHQIIEIAKKENKAIAIENLDKLPKGKRGDGFAKLRQKLQKWIYKRLLNKIEITARRNGIEIRKVNPAYTSLIGKLKYAPQFNIDKDIAAAFVIARRGLGYKEKLPKNYKGLLNDKDFLLFSEASIEDKIAKLKKEMKEEKNQYKRNKLKSKLSKLRKELKALEKHLSFVIESEKSKSVSQQPVNQRKEQVRGLPIGRYKNWQILFTAFTFSCLESYRDFSPLKRVMISRDWVRMANRLVPVLGAGTMTLPKYRLLGLEVSEMAEYKYPNPNCAEQ, encoded by the coding sequence ATGATAACGCTGGAATGTTTACTTGAATTTGAGACCAATGAAAATAGAGATACTGTATTAGATTTAATGCGTAGGTTTTCATCAGCAATGAGATATGCATATAAAAGGTTGTTAGAAAGTGAAAAAAGAAAAGATTTAAAGAAAAATATATCAAGATTATTTAACATAAATACAAGATATTCAGATAATGCAATACTGCTGGCTAAACAAACGATAGAGATATACAAATCGCATAATAAAAATCCCAAAAAGGTTATATTTGGATCAAGAGCGTTATTTGATAAACTAAACAAGAAACACTTAACTGGAAAATCAAGAAAGAGTCTTATAAAAAAGTGGAGAGAAAAAAGGCAAGGCAATCTCTATTCAAGAGGCGATAAATCTAAACAAGGAAATCTAAATTTAAGGCTGCAGTGGATAAACGATAAGTTATATTTGAGAATAAATATAGGAGATAGACAGTACGTTTATGCAAAAGTAATTAGAACTGTAAACAGGAAGAATGATAAATGGATAGATTTTATGTTTATGCTATTGAAAGCTAAAGAATCTGGTAGTTGGTTTCCATATAGTGTTAGGTTAACATTGAAAAACGGTAATGTATATGCTTTCATATCTGTTGAAGAGAAACTACCACCTGTTGCAATCAAAAAAGATAATGGTGTTATAGGTATAGATATAAACGCTTATCCATTCCATTTAGCATTAGCAACCGCATCAAAAGATGGAAATCTGGAAAACTATCAAGCAATAAGCTTGTATGAATTATTAGATGTTAGCTCAGAGAAAAGACAATATTTAGAATGGCAAATAGCACATCAAATAATAGAAATTGCTAAGAAGGAAAACAAAGCTATTGCAATAGAAAACTTAGATAAACTACCAAAAGGTAAAAGAGGAGATGGGTTTGCTAAACTAAGACAGAAATTGCAAAAGTGGATATACAAGAGATTATTAAATAAAATAGAGATTACAGCAAGAAGAAATGGAATAGAAATTAGAAAAGTAAATCCAGCATATACATCTTTAATAGGCAAATTAAAATATGCACCGCAGTTTAACATAGACAAAGATATTGCAGCAGCATTTGTAATAGCAAGAAGAGGATTAGGATATAAGGAAAAACTACCTAAAAACTACAAAGGATTATTAAATGATAAAGATTTTCTTTTGTTTAGTGAAGCCAGTATTGAGGATAAGATCGCTAAACTTAAGAAAGAGATGAAAGAAGAGAAAAATCAATACAAAAGAAACAAATTAAAAAGCAAGCTAAGTAAATTAAGAAAAGAACTTAAAGCACTAGAAAAACATTTATCGTTTGTTATAGAAAGTGAAAAGAGTAAGTCAGTTTCTCAACAACCTGTAAACCAACGGAAGGAACAGGTGAGAGGTCTACCTATAGGTAGATACAAAAACTGGCAAATTCTTTTCACAGCCTTTACCTTTTCTTGCCTTGAGAGTTATAGAGACTTTTCTCCCTTGAAAAGGGTAATGATTTCAAGGGATTGGGTAAGGATGGCAAATAGGTTAGTTCCTGTACTTGGTGCAGGGACTATGACACTTCCAAAATACCGCCTGTTGGGGTTGGAAGTATCTGAAATGGCGGAATACAAATACCCCAACCCAAACTGTGCAGAGCAATAG
- the flgC gene encoding flagellar basal body rod protein FlgC, with the protein MLDIFNAFDVSASGMYAERIRMNTIASNLANYESYKTDGTPYQKLEPVFQAVYDKNMLSDGLVPVNVSEIRQSNGFKLIYDPSNPHANAQGYVEEPNINVTTEMVDMITATQSYQANLSAFNMTKNIAQFTINSWT; encoded by the coding sequence ATGCTTGATATATTTAACGCTTTTGATGTATCTGCTTCTGGTATGTATGCAGAGCGCATCAGAATGAACACTATTGCTTCAAACCTTGCAAACTACGAATCTTACAAGACAGACGGCACTCCTTATCAAAAATTAGAGCCAGTGTTTCAAGCAGTTTACGATAAAAACATGCTTTCAGATGGTTTGGTACCGGTTAATGTTAGCGAAATTAGACAGTCAAACGGTTTTAAGCTTATATACGATCCTTCAAACCCACATGCAAACGCTCAAGGGTATGTGGAAGAACCAAATATAAACGTTACTACCGAGATGGTGGATATGATTACAGCTACACAGAGCTATCAAGCTAACCTCAGCGCTTTTAATATGACAAAGAACATAGCTCAGTTTACTATTAATAGCTGGACCTGA
- the fliE gene encoding flagellar hook-basal body complex protein FliE — protein sequence MENKITSIPDLFANNSLEKPKKQENSQGETFFDVLSNFLNYANDVQQTAEATKKAILEGADIPLHDAVVQFDKAGVVLNLLVQVRNKLLDGYQTLINTQI from the coding sequence ATGGAAAATAAGATAACCAGTATACCGGATTTATTTGCAAACAATTCTTTAGAAAAGCCTAAAAAACAAGAAAATTCTCAAGGAGAAACCTTTTTTGATGTACTGTCAAACTTTCTAAACTATGCAAACGATGTACAGCAAACTGCCGAGGCCACTAAGAAAGCCATATTAGAAGGAGCTGATATCCCTTTGCACGATGCCGTAGTTCAGTTTGATAAAGCTGGTGTGGTGTTGAACTTGTTGGTGCAGGTAAGAAACAAGCTTTTAGATGGTTATCAAACACTCATCAACACTCAAATTTAA
- the fliF gene encoding flagellar basal-body MS-ring/collar protein FliF codes for MDFREILNNLKERFQALNKTQQIAVLSIPVVLALLTGLIFFITSRVHYTVLYGDLNNRDMAAIVEQLEKNNVKYKITQDGRTILVPESEARQLRLKLAAMGLPTKGYPGFKLLNKMPLGMTDFMQHVEYQRALEQELSNTILGFSNIEKAKVSLAIPKPSIFITQSQKPSASVFIELKPGASITRRQVIAIRNLVAASVPDLTPNRVTVVDSNGVDLTEELNNPSSYLTNEQLRVKTALENSITKHLEQVLGQALGYNNVRVAVDVEPDFSQVETKSKNYNPNTTAIVSQQKKQETTTGTSVSGVPGTASNIPPMSGLRPNANFQSTKKEVTTNYDVSVEKTHVVDKTIRIKRMSVGVIVNADLKNVNLNSIRQLVIAAAGVDPKRGDTVSVIAVPFYKPVVPKPPIYVVYAKYGIAGVLLLLLLGILLFVFLKTRKKPEVQELPAVSAAMEALESLETEELREKAKELITVDKMIKITKENPDKVAKIIKHWLTVKKA; via the coding sequence ATGGATTTTAGAGAAATATTAAACAACTTAAAAGAGCGTTTCCAAGCTTTAAATAAGACTCAACAAATTGCGGTCTTGTCTATACCTGTAGTTTTAGCGCTCTTAACTGGGTTAATATTTTTTATCACATCAAGAGTGCATTATACCGTTTTATATGGAGATCTAAACAACAGAGATATGGCTGCCATAGTAGAACAGCTTGAAAAAAACAACGTAAAATACAAAATTACTCAAGACGGTAGGACTATATTGGTGCCAGAATCAGAAGCGAGGCAACTGAGGTTAAAATTAGCAGCTATGGGACTTCCCACCAAAGGCTATCCAGGTTTTAAGCTTTTAAACAAAATGCCACTTGGTATGACAGATTTTATGCAGCATGTAGAATATCAAAGAGCTTTGGAGCAAGAATTATCAAACACAATACTTGGATTTAGCAACATAGAAAAAGCCAAAGTAAGTTTAGCAATACCAAAACCAAGTATATTTATAACCCAAAGCCAAAAACCTTCAGCTTCGGTATTTATAGAATTAAAACCGGGGGCTTCAATCACGAGACGTCAGGTTATAGCTATAAGGAATTTGGTGGCCGCTAGTGTACCCGATTTAACCCCCAACAGAGTGACTGTGGTTGATAGCAACGGTGTGGACCTAACGGAAGAACTAAACAACCCCTCTTCCTATCTTACGAACGAACAGTTAAGGGTAAAAACAGCTTTAGAAAACTCCATAACAAAACATCTTGAACAAGTGTTGGGTCAGGCTCTTGGTTATAACAACGTTAGGGTTGCTGTGGATGTAGAACCAGATTTTTCTCAAGTGGAAACAAAATCAAAAAATTACAATCCCAACACTACAGCGATAGTTAGTCAGCAGAAAAAACAAGAAACCACCACAGGTACCAGCGTATCCGGTGTCCCAGGTACAGCCTCAAACATACCACCAATGAGTGGACTTAGACCAAACGCCAATTTTCAATCTACTAAAAAAGAAGTTACTACAAACTACGATGTTAGTGTAGAAAAAACTCATGTTGTAGATAAGACCATACGCATAAAGAGAATGAGTGTAGGCGTCATAGTAAACGCTGATCTTAAAAACGTAAATCTAAACAGCATAAGGCAATTGGTAATTGCGGCGGCTGGGGTAGACCCAAAAAGAGGTGATACTGTATCCGTCATAGCGGTACCCTTTTATAAACCTGTTGTACCGAAACCTCCTATATATGTTGTTTATGCAAAGTATGGTATAGCTGGTGTCTTGCTTCTTTTGTTGCTCGGAATACTGCTTTTTGTATTCTTAAAAACCAGAAAAAAACCAGAAGTTCAAGAATTACCAGCTGTAAGTGCAGCTATGGAAGCTTTAGAATCGCTTGAGACTGAAGAGTTGAGAGAAAAGGCTAAAGAGCTTATTACCGTTGATAAGATGATAAAAATAACCAAGGAAAATCCAGATAAGGTAGCAAAGATTATTAAACATTGGCTTACTGTAAAAAAGGCTTAG